In Lascolabacillus massiliensis, a single genomic region encodes these proteins:
- a CDS encoding MATE family efflux transporter, producing MDKKIFRLALPNIITNITVPLLGMIDIAVAGRLGSAVYIGAIALGANIFNMIYWNFGFLRMSSSGFASQAYGARDFSEAMSVFIRSLAIGLGIGFIIILMQYPIGELAFKFIKSGPESVNHVKTYFRIVIWGAPAVLGMYAFKGWFIGMQNARIPMVIAILNNILNIVLSVCFVFGLGMSIEGIALGTTLSQIISLIVAAILWHKYYGRLRKYIQKDKIWKRQVIREYFRVNGDIFVRTFLLTLVTTFFTFASSGMGDTILAINALLMQFFMLFSYFMDGFAYAGEALTGRYIGAKNRSMLRYMIKRIFFWGLMVSVLAMTIYTLFPDLILRLLTNDTFIIAETKSYMFWTLMIPFAGFAAFLWDGIFIGATASSEMRNAMIISSIIFFTSYFLLTPTWANNALWFSFIVYLAARGITLTIMARKTFKYETVWSKQD from the coding sequence ATGGACAAGAAAATATTCAGACTCGCACTCCCTAATATTATTACAAATATTACAGTTCCTCTTCTGGGGATGATTGATATTGCTGTTGCAGGACGTCTTGGTTCTGCAGTATATATAGGCGCTATTGCACTTGGTGCTAATATATTTAATATGATCTACTGGAATTTTGGTTTTCTTCGGATGAGCTCCAGTGGATTTGCATCTCAAGCATATGGAGCCAGAGATTTTAGTGAGGCTATGAGTGTTTTTATCAGATCGCTTGCAATAGGTCTTGGAATTGGATTCATCATTATTCTAATGCAATATCCTATAGGAGAGTTAGCATTTAAATTTATAAAGTCCGGGCCTGAGTCTGTTAACCATGTTAAAACATATTTCAGAATTGTTATATGGGGAGCACCTGCTGTTTTGGGTATGTATGCATTTAAAGGCTGGTTTATTGGAATGCAAAATGCACGTATCCCTATGGTAATTGCAATACTCAACAATATTCTTAATATTGTACTAAGTGTATGTTTTGTGTTCGGGTTGGGAATGAGTATCGAAGGTATAGCTTTAGGTACAACTCTCTCTCAAATCATATCATTAATAGTCGCAGCTATTCTATGGCATAAATACTATGGCAGGCTAAGAAAATATATCCAAAAAGATAAAATATGGAAAAGACAAGTAATCAGAGAGTATTTCAGGGTGAATGGTGATATATTTGTACGCACCTTTCTTCTTACGCTTGTAACCACCTTCTTTACCTTTGCATCCTCTGGTATGGGTGATACAATCCTTGCAATAAATGCATTGCTAATGCAGTTTTTTATGCTCTTCTCCTATTTTATGGATGGGTTTGCTTATGCTGGTGAAGCTCTCACCGGAAGGTATATTGGGGCAAAGAACCGATCAATGCTTAGATATATGATAAAAAGAATATTTTTTTGGGGATTGATGGTATCTGTTTTAGCAATGACAATCTATACGCTTTTCCCTGATTTAATATTGAGATTGCTGACTAACGATACATTTATTATTGCAGAAACCAAAAGTTATATGTTCTGGACATTAATGATTCCATTTGCAGGTTTTGCAGCTTTTCTGTGGGATGGAATATTTATTGGTGCTACAGCATCATCCGAGATGCGCAATGCGATGATAATTTCATCAATTATATTTTTTACTTCCTATTTTTTACTCACCCCAACATGGGCCAATAATGCACTCTGGTTTTCATTTATAGTTTATCTTGCAGCTCGAGGAATTACTCTAACCATTATGGCTAGAAAAACTTTTAAATATGAGACGGTTTGGTCTAAGCAGGACTAA
- a CDS encoding TolC family protein, giving the protein MILFIKEKRTCFLLLFIIFFTASAYSQTEERRVISNVIDLRECLRIGLENNFDLQIARNQELVSENNVTLGNAGYLPQVSVSSGYNLRSSNTDQIPAEGDEVVENRNSNTQTLDAGINLNWSLFEGFRVQTNYKRLKELQSAGELYTRLEMENLIANLTAEYYNYVQQQIRLGNLQYAVSLSKERLRIVEARYQVGSLSRLDLQQAKVDFNADSSQLIQQYEILNRSRIKLNELMGVDVESEFIAQDTTIIFNESLAKDELFDRTMAQNTFLQISESNLTLSELELRNLRSRNYPYLRLNAGYGFTHYNYNSGNLERQRNWGPNVGLTLGYTLFDGFNRKREQKNQQIIIRNRELEVERDKLVIESDFANMWMAYQNNIELTNLEIESLENATINYEIAMERYRIGDLSGLELREAQNSLLEAEQRLLTAQYNTKLYEISLMQISGSITTFLQ; this is encoded by the coding sequence ATGATACTTTTTATAAAAGAAAAAAGGACCTGTTTTTTATTGTTATTTATAATTTTTTTCACTGCCTCTGCATATTCACAAACAGAAGAGCGCAGGGTAATTAGCAATGTTATTGATTTGCGGGAATGCCTTAGAATTGGACTTGAAAACAATTTCGACCTTCAGATAGCTCGAAATCAAGAGTTAGTTTCAGAAAATAATGTCACACTTGGGAATGCAGGATATCTGCCACAGGTGAGTGTCAGCTCAGGATATAATTTGCGCAGCAGCAACACAGATCAGATTCCGGCTGAAGGAGATGAGGTTGTAGAGAATCGAAACTCAAACACACAGACACTTGATGCAGGAATTAATCTTAACTGGTCGTTATTTGAAGGATTCAGAGTACAGACAAACTATAAGAGACTGAAAGAACTTCAGTCGGCCGGCGAACTGTACACCCGTCTTGAGATGGAAAATCTGATAGCAAATTTAACGGCAGAATATTATAATTATGTGCAACAACAAATACGATTGGGAAATCTGCAGTATGCAGTGTCGCTTTCGAAGGAAAGACTTCGGATTGTAGAAGCACGATATCAGGTAGGTTCACTTTCGAGACTCGATCTTCAACAGGCTAAAGTGGATTTTAATGCCGACAGCTCACAGTTGATTCAGCAATATGAAATCCTTAACAGATCTCGTATCAAGCTTAATGAACTTATGGGTGTGGATGTGGAGAGTGAGTTCATTGCTCAGGATACAACAATCATTTTTAACGAATCTCTGGCAAAAGATGAGTTGTTTGACAGAACAATGGCTCAGAATACTTTCTTACAGATTAGCGAAAGTAATCTTACATTAAGCGAACTTGAATTAAGAAACCTGAGAAGCAGAAACTACCCTTACCTCAGGTTGAATGCCGGATATGGATTCACACACTATAACTATAACAGTGGTAATCTTGAAAGACAACGAAACTGGGGTCCAAATGTTGGTTTAACTTTGGGATACACTCTGTTTGATGGTTTTAACAGAAAAAGAGAGCAAAAGAATCAGCAAATTATAATCAGGAACAGAGAGCTAGAAGTTGAAAGAGACAAGCTGGTTATTGAAAGCGATTTCGCGAACATGTGGATGGCTTATCAAAATAATATTGAACTTACTAATCTGGAGATAGAGAGTCTGGAAAATGCTACTATAAATTATGAGATTGCAATGGAGAGATATCGGATTGGTGATCTTTCGGGTCTTGAACTGCGTGAAGCTCAGAATAGTTTATTAGAAGCGGAGCAACGACTGCTTACTGCTCAGTACAACACTAAGCTTTATGAGATTTCTCTTATGCAGATAAGTGGAAGTATAACTACCTTTTTACAATAA
- a CDS encoding SGNH/GDSL hydrolase family protein, whose protein sequence is MRKIMLTMLFITCGMFFCVAQDWANLNRFREANEKLGPARTCDSRVVFMGNSITEGWINQVPEFFAEEKQYINRGISGQTTPQMLLRFRQDVLNLWPKVVVILAGVNDIAGNTGPSSLEMIEDNIHSMTELAQAHGIQVVLCSVLPAYDFPWRPGLEPAPKIVELNRRIKEYASKKGAVYCDYFSAMADERNGLPEELSGDGVHPNKKGYEIMQPIVENAIARALIMWKEFK, encoded by the coding sequence ATGAGAAAAATAATGTTAACTATGCTTTTTATCACCTGTGGTATGTTTTTTTGTGTAGCTCAGGATTGGGCAAATCTGAACAGATTCAGAGAAGCGAACGAAAAGCTTGGTCCTGCACGTACATGTGATAGCAGAGTGGTTTTTATGGGCAATTCAATTACTGAAGGTTGGATTAATCAGGTTCCGGAATTTTTTGCAGAAGAGAAACAATATATAAACAGAGGTATCAGCGGGCAAACAACGCCACAGATGTTACTCCGTTTCCGTCAGGATGTTTTAAATTTATGGCCTAAGGTAGTTGTTATTTTAGCAGGGGTAAATGATATTGCCGGAAACACAGGTCCCTCATCATTAGAAATGATTGAGGATAACATTCATTCAATGACAGAGCTTGCTCAGGCACATGGCATACAAGTTGTGCTATGTTCAGTTTTGCCTGCATATGATTTTCCATGGCGCCCGGGTCTGGAGCCTGCTCCAAAAATTGTTGAGTTAAACAGACGTATTAAGGAGTATGCTTCTAAAAAAGGTGCTGTTTATTGTGACTATTTCTCTGCAATGGCTGACGAAAGAAACGGTTTGCCCGAAGAGTTATCCGGGGACGGTGTTCATCCAAATAAAAAAGGTTATGAAATAATGCAGCCTATTGTTGAAAATGCAATTGCCCGTGCATTGATCATGTGGAAAGAGTTTAAGTAA
- a CDS encoding DUF6266 family protein, protein MGTLQKGINGGISGKIGNIVGAKWRDIYYVRSLPSKVNDPRTKAQLKQRSKFSTAIQFLKTITPFIRVGFQEYSTGKSTAFNAATSYHIKNAIIEVDAEIKLDYSKVLVSRGSLYTAPGIKVTKVNGQMHFTWDSTLKENARPSDMVMIVVYNSTKKEAIYTLCAGLRINGVAQLQLPSTWKEDIIYPYLSFRSDDGEIVSDSVLAKAFN, encoded by the coding sequence ATGGGTACATTACAAAAAGGTATTAATGGTGGTATTTCCGGCAAGATAGGAAATATAGTAGGAGCAAAATGGAGAGATATTTACTACGTAAGAAGTTTACCTTCAAAAGTAAATGATCCAAGAACTAAAGCTCAGTTAAAACAGAGAAGCAAATTTTCAACAGCTATTCAGTTTCTTAAAACTATAACACCTTTTATTAGGGTAGGTTTTCAAGAATATTCAACTGGTAAGTCAACTGCTTTTAACGCGGCAACCTCATATCATATTAAAAATGCAATAATAGAGGTGGACGCGGAAATAAAGTTAGATTACTCAAAAGTACTGGTATCACGGGGTTCGCTATATACTGCACCCGGAATAAAAGTAACAAAAGTTAATGGTCAGATGCATTTTACTTGGGATTCAACATTAAAAGAGAATGCACGTCCAAGCGATATGGTTATGATTGTTGTATATAACTCCACTAAGAAAGAGGCAATCTATACTCTTTGTGCAGGATTAAGAATTAATGGAGTTGCACAGTTGCAGTTACCATCAACATGGAAAGAGGATATTATTTATCCATATTTATCATTCAGATCTGATGATGGAGAAATAGTTTCAGACAGTGTTCTTGCAAAAGCCTTTAACTAA
- a CDS encoding efflux RND transporter permease subunit, with translation MNLSELSIRRPVLATVMVLIIIIFGIIGYTSLPVREYPNVDNPIITVHVSYPGANAEVIENQITEPLEQNINGIPGIRSLTSRSSQGSSRITVEFELSVDLETAANDVRDKVSIAQRYLPRDTDPPTVSKADSDSDPIMQITVQSPTRSLLELSEIADLTVKERLQTISNVSAVEIWGEYRYAMRLWLDPIRMASYNITPMDVKNALDRENIELPAGSIEGDQIEQSIRTMGLMSTPEDFNNLILKEDNFRIVRFRDVGFAELDAADRQNILRRNGVPMVSAVIIPQPGANHINIADEVRVRMEQMQKDLPEDVILDVAFDNTKFIRASISEVQNTVIIAFLLVVFIIFVFLRNLRVTLIPAVVIPISLIGIFFVMYLAGFSINVLSMLAIVLAVGLVVDDAIVVTENIFQKVENGLDPIEASIAGSKEIFFAVVSTTITLVAIFFPIVFLEGMTGRLFREFSIVISGAVIISSFVALSFVPMLSSKLLKKGQKRSKFYNRTEVFFIGMNSFYSKALNSFLKRKWLALPLILVSGIFIAILWSTLPEEMAPLEDRSQIMIRSSAPEGATYEFIRDYTDRISAIADSVAPERESNITMTRSTFSMVRLVLPDMDERERSQMEIANEITEAVRNENAARAFVQQQSTFGGRRAGMPIQYILQAPNIEKLQEFIPPFLERMNASPYFRMTDVDLKFTKPETRIIIDRDKAAMLGVSTRDIGQTLQYALSGQRMGYFYMNGKQYQILGEINRQQRNTPIDLRTIYIKNNVGEMIQMDNLVKLEESVAPPQLYRYNRFNSATITAGLAPGYALGEGLEEMDRIAAEVLDDSFRTALEGESRNFKESSSSLLFAFGLAILLIFLVMAAQFESFKDPFVIMFTVPLALFGALLFMWIFGITLNIYSQIGIIMLIGLVAKNGILIVEFANQRQNAGLNKNQAIVEASIQRLRPILMTSISTILGLLPLALASGEGANGRIAMGTAVIGGLLISTMLTLFLIPAMYIYLSTDRKSAEEKKNGNSKAVSENELTELN, from the coding sequence ATGAACCTATCCGAACTAAGTATAAGACGACCAGTTCTTGCCACTGTAATGGTACTGATAATCATCATATTTGGTATTATCGGCTATACAAGTTTGCCTGTTCGTGAATATCCTAATGTTGATAATCCCATAATAACAGTTCACGTCTCTTATCCGGGTGCTAATGCTGAAGTTATAGAAAATCAGATTACAGAACCATTAGAGCAAAATATTAATGGTATACCAGGAATCAGATCACTTACCAGCCGAAGCAGTCAGGGTAGCTCTCGTATAACTGTTGAGTTTGAATTAAGTGTTGATTTGGAAACAGCAGCCAATGATGTTAGAGACAAGGTTTCAATTGCACAGCGCTATCTTCCGCGTGACACCGATCCTCCTACTGTTTCCAAGGCGGATTCTGATTCTGACCCTATCATGCAGATAACGGTTCAGAGCCCTACCCGATCACTTCTTGAGCTTTCAGAAATTGCTGATCTTACAGTTAAAGAGCGTCTCCAAACGATTTCTAATGTTAGTGCAGTTGAAATATGGGGGGAGTACAGATATGCAATGCGATTATGGCTTGATCCTATAAGAATGGCATCCTATAATATTACACCTATGGATGTTAAAAATGCTCTTGACAGAGAAAATATTGAACTTCCTGCAGGTAGCATTGAAGGTGATCAGATTGAGCAATCGATCCGTACAATGGGGTTAATGTCGACACCTGAAGATTTTAATAATCTTATTCTAAAAGAGGATAATTTTCGTATAGTAAGATTTCGTGATGTTGGATTTGCTGAACTTGATGCGGCAGACCGACAAAATATTCTCCGCAGAAACGGAGTTCCTATGGTTAGTGCAGTTATTATCCCTCAACCAGGTGCAAATCATATTAATATCGCAGATGAGGTTAGAGTTCGCATGGAACAGATGCAGAAAGATCTTCCTGAAGATGTGATCCTTGATGTTGCTTTTGACAATACGAAATTTATCAGAGCATCAATTAGCGAAGTTCAAAATACAGTAATCATTGCTTTTCTTCTTGTTGTATTTATCATCTTCGTTTTCTTAAGAAACCTGAGGGTAACTCTTATTCCTGCTGTAGTTATCCCCATATCACTTATTGGTATTTTCTTTGTTATGTACCTTGCAGGTTTCTCAATCAATGTACTTTCTATGCTTGCCATAGTGCTTGCAGTGGGTCTTGTTGTTGATGATGCTATTGTTGTTACTGAGAATATCTTTCAAAAGGTTGAGAATGGACTGGATCCTATAGAGGCATCTATTGCTGGATCTAAAGAGATATTTTTTGCAGTTGTTTCAACTACCATTACACTTGTTGCTATATTCTTCCCTATTGTATTCCTCGAGGGAATGACTGGCCGTTTATTCCGAGAGTTTAGTATTGTAATATCAGGGGCAGTTATTATATCATCCTTTGTGGCACTTTCATTTGTTCCGATGCTATCATCAAAACTATTGAAGAAAGGTCAGAAAAGGAGTAAATTTTACAATCGAACAGAGGTGTTCTTTATAGGAATGAACAGCTTTTATAGTAAAGCTCTCAACTCATTCCTGAAAAGAAAATGGCTTGCATTACCCTTGATATTAGTTTCAGGAATATTTATTGCAATTTTATGGAGCACATTACCAGAAGAGATGGCACCGCTTGAAGACCGTTCACAGATCATGATACGAAGTAGCGCTCCTGAAGGTGCAACGTATGAATTTATAAGGGATTATACAGATAGAATTTCAGCAATAGCCGACTCAGTGGCTCCGGAAAGAGAGTCAAATATCACTATGACCCGTAGCACCTTTAGTATGGTACGTTTGGTTTTGCCTGATATGGACGAGAGAGAAAGGTCACAGATGGAAATTGCTAATGAAATTACCGAAGCTGTAAGGAATGAAAATGCAGCTCGAGCATTTGTTCAGCAGCAGTCGACCTTCGGAGGAAGACGTGCTGGAATGCCTATACAGTATATTCTTCAGGCCCCGAATATTGAAAAGCTTCAGGAATTTATTCCTCCTTTTCTGGAAAGAATGAATGCGAGTCCATACTTCCGAATGACCGACGTGGATCTTAAATTTACAAAACCTGAAACAAGAATTATTATTGACAGGGATAAAGCAGCTATGCTTGGTGTGAGTACACGTGATATTGGTCAAACCTTGCAATACGCACTTAGTGGTCAGCGTATGGGTTACTTCTATATGAATGGCAAGCAATACCAGATCCTGGGAGAAATCAATCGACAGCAACGAAATACACCTATTGACCTGAGAACTATCTATATTAAAAACAATGTGGGAGAAATGATTCAGATGGACAATCTGGTTAAACTGGAAGAGTCTGTAGCACCTCCCCAGTTATATAGATATAACAGGTTCAACTCGGCTACCATTACAGCTGGATTAGCTCCAGGATATGCTCTGGGAGAAGGGCTTGAAGAGATGGACAGGATAGCAGCTGAAGTACTTGACGACTCGTTCAGAACGGCTCTTGAGGGAGAATCAAGAAACTTTAAAGAGAGTTCATCAAGTTTATTGTTTGCATTTGGCCTTGCCATTTTATTGATTTTCCTTGTTATGGCAGCTCAGTTTGAAAGTTTCAAAGATCCTTTTGTGATAATGTTTACTGTTCCACTTGCACTTTTTGGTGCACTGTTATTTATGTGGATATTCGGGATAACTTTAAATATTTATAGTCAGATAGGGATAATTATGCTTATTGGGTTAGTTGCCAAAAATGGTATATTGATTGTAGAATTTGCAAATCAGCGTCAAAATGCCGGTTTAAATAAAAACCAAGCAATAGTAGAAGCATCAATTCAGCGCCTTAGACCAATACTTATGACTAGTATTTCAACAATTCTTGGATTGCTCCCTCTGGCACTGGCTAGCGGTGAAGGTGCAAACGGCCGAATAGCTATGGGTACTGCGGTTATAGGTGGACTATTAATCTCTACTATGTTAACCCTGTTTCTTATTCCTGCTATGTATATCTATCTTTCAACTGATAGAAAATCTGCAGAGGAGAAGAAAAATGGCAATTCAAAAGCTGTTTCTGAAAACGAACTAACTGAACTCAACTAA
- a CDS encoding ATP synthase subunit E has product MDKIQELTSKLYSEGVEKGKEEASKIIAEAKAQKKQILEEAEAQSRQILDAARKEVAELRSHTEAELKLYASQSSEALKTEITNLITGKLAESNVNAATEDKLFMQKLIVELVQNWAREEKLTIGTENAEELQSYITANAKNLLDKGIKIETVNGIKTGFTISPEDGSYKVKFGEDEFIEYFKEFLRPQIQKLLF; this is encoded by the coding sequence ATGGACAAAATTCAGGAACTCACCTCTAAGCTTTATTCCGAAGGTGTGGAAAAAGGTAAAGAGGAGGCTAGTAAAATTATTGCTGAAGCTAAGGCTCAGAAAAAACAGATTTTGGAAGAGGCAGAGGCTCAATCCAGGCAAATTCTGGATGCTGCCAGGAAAGAGGTTGCAGAGTTAAGAAGTCATACCGAGGCTGAACTTAAACTATATGCTTCACAATCATCTGAAGCATTAAAAACTGAAATAACAAATCTAATAACAGGTAAACTGGCAGAATCTAACGTTAATGCTGCAACAGAAGACAAGCTGTTTATGCAAAAGCTGATTGTTGAACTTGTTCAGAACTGGGCTCGTGAGGAGAAACTGACAATTGGAACAGAAAATGCGGAAGAACTCCAATCATACATCACTGCCAACGCAAAAAACCTTCTGGATAAAGGTATCAAGATTGAAACTGTAAATGGGATAAAAACAGGTTTCACAATTTCACCCGAAGATGGTTCTTATAAAGTGAAGTTTGGTGAGGATGAATTTATAGAATACTTTAAAGAGTTCCTGCGCCCACAGATACAAAAGCTTTTATTCTAA
- a CDS encoding DUF2764 family protein, giving the protein MLFKNQYYYFIAGLPDFTFDSMKLPFTVEEFVDMLEEELKPADLRLIRKYFLKHDNYNLLHLLENKDAVINLAGNLPREVLLEVISKVKEDIPVKEKGVPPYFEDFIRRWLSEEIHQEGARVWEDLLSSLYMDYGIEVKNSLMSGWFELNLNIGNIMTAIFARKYDLMVAKYIVGHNTIAKLIRENSNARDFGISQELDYFDILQRISEESDIYDRERKIDKFKWDWLEENTVFDYFNIEYIFAYLCKLQILERWVKLNAEEGEKVFRDLINSLKNETKLPDNF; this is encoded by the coding sequence ATGCTTTTTAAAAACCAATATTACTATTTTATAGCAGGCTTGCCCGACTTTACTTTCGACAGTATGAAGCTCCCTTTTACTGTTGAGGAGTTTGTAGATATGTTGGAAGAAGAACTTAAACCTGCAGACCTCAGGCTAATAAGAAAATATTTCCTAAAGCATGACAACTATAATCTGCTTCATTTACTGGAAAATAAGGATGCTGTAATAAACCTTGCAGGTAATCTTCCGAGAGAAGTTCTTTTAGAAGTTATCTCAAAAGTAAAGGAGGATATTCCTGTTAAAGAAAAAGGTGTCCCTCCCTATTTTGAAGATTTTATAAGACGATGGTTAAGTGAGGAAATCCATCAGGAAGGGGCAAGAGTTTGGGAAGACCTGCTTAGCTCGTTATACATGGATTATGGTATAGAGGTAAAAAACAGTCTTATGTCGGGTTGGTTTGAACTTAACCTTAATATCGGCAATATTATGACTGCAATTTTTGCACGAAAATATGATCTTATGGTTGCAAAATATATTGTTGGTCACAACACAATCGCAAAACTAATACGAGAAAATTCAAACGCAAGAGATTTTGGTATTAGTCAGGAACTTGACTACTTCGACATTTTACAGCGTATTTCAGAGGAGTCTGATATTTATGACAGAGAGAGAAAAATTGATAAGTTTAAATGGGATTGGCTGGAAGAGAATACAGTGTTTGATTACTTCAATATTGAATATATTTTCGCTTATTTATGTAAACTACAAATACTGGAACGTTGGGTAAAACTTAATGCAGAAGAGGGTGAAAAAGTATTTAGGGATCTTATTAACAGCCTAAAAAACGAAACTAAGTTGCCTGACAATTTTTAA
- a CDS encoding DUF2147 domain-containing protein, producing the protein MKKFFTLILLFCFSIAFTNVTAQNSKPVVGEWKYKVAQAPYGYDTGVISLKEVEKKLTGEIIFDSGYKVKLQSVYFKNDTLRVGVYVDSEYVNILSRVKGKKLEGTVDSSMGKMDLTAEKLEKK; encoded by the coding sequence ATGAAAAAATTTTTTACTTTAATTCTGTTATTTTGTTTTTCAATTGCGTTTACAAATGTCACGGCACAAAACAGTAAACCAGTAGTTGGAGAATGGAAATATAAAGTTGCCCAAGCTCCGTATGGTTATGATACCGGTGTAATTTCACTTAAAGAAGTTGAGAAAAAACTGACTGGTGAAATAATATTTGATTCAGGCTACAAAGTGAAACTTCAAAGTGTTTATTTTAAAAATGACACACTGAGAGTTGGTGTTTATGTTGATTCTGAGTATGTGAATATTCTTTCGCGAGTAAAAGGTAAAAAACTGGAAGGAACTGTTGATTCATCTATGGGTAAAATGGATTTAACAGCCGAGAAATTAGAAAAGAAATAA
- a CDS encoding efflux RND transporter periplasmic adaptor subunit — MKKKNKIIVIATIAVIILSMAFFPTIKRLLASQNGSSVNGNQSSPGGGSGFARSELVVTATILKPQTLNNLFRIRGVLLPDEEVDLTFESSGKITDIFFEEGSFVQEGTLLAKVNDAPLQAELKKLESQLPLAEDRLYRQQTLLEKDAISQETYQSVATQLETLKADIELVKARIKQTELRAPFSGVLGLRQVSEGAYASPNVVVSNLTKISPLKIEFSLTENFVNLIRPGSEVAFTVDNSLEVHNATVYAVESRLDVNTLSLFARARYDNSEGKIKPGQSASIQIKLDEINDAIVIPSISSIKEMGRDIAYVYRNGVAQEVEVITGMRTAASVEIVSGLSVGDTLLTTGVMQLRSGMPVRIDQFIENHAN, encoded by the coding sequence ATGAAGAAAAAAAATAAGATTATTGTAATTGCAACCATAGCAGTAATCATACTGAGTATGGCATTTTTTCCAACCATTAAAAGGTTGTTAGCTTCACAAAATGGAAGCAGTGTTAACGGAAATCAGTCGTCACCCGGAGGAGGTTCGGGATTTGCCAGATCAGAGTTAGTAGTAACGGCAACAATACTAAAACCACAGACACTGAATAATTTGTTTCGTATCAGGGGTGTATTATTGCCTGATGAGGAGGTAGATCTTACATTTGAGTCATCCGGTAAAATTACAGATATCTTCTTTGAAGAGGGAAGTTTCGTTCAGGAAGGAACACTTTTAGCCAAGGTTAATGATGCTCCTCTACAGGCAGAACTTAAAAAGCTTGAGTCACAATTACCTTTGGCTGAAGACAGACTATACCGTCAGCAAACACTTTTGGAAAAAGATGCAATCAGCCAGGAAACATATCAGTCTGTTGCTACTCAGCTTGAAACATTGAAAGCGGATATTGAGCTGGTGAAAGCTAGAATCAAACAGACAGAATTACGTGCACCTTTCAGTGGAGTGCTTGGTCTCCGACAAGTTAGCGAAGGAGCCTATGCATCCCCAAACGTTGTAGTATCAAATCTGACAAAAATATCACCCTTAAAAATTGAATTTTCACTTACTGAAAATTTTGTTAACCTCATAAGACCAGGGAGTGAAGTGGCTTTTACAGTAGATAACAGCCTTGAAGTTCACAACGCTACAGTATATGCAGTAGAGTCTCGTCTTGATGTAAACACATTAAGTCTATTTGCACGTGCAAGATATGACAACAGTGAAGGAAAAATAAAGCCTGGTCAATCTGCAAGTATCCAGATAAAACTGGATGAAATAAATGATGCTATCGTTATCCCAAGTATCTCAAGTATAAAAGAGATGGGGCGTGATATAGCATATGTTTACAGAAACGGTGTTGCTCAGGAGGTAGAGGTAATTACAGGAATGAGAACCGCTGCATCGGTAGAAATAGTAAGCGGACTCTCTGTTGGTGATACACTTCTTACTACCGGTGTTATGCAGCTAAGAAGTGGTATGCCTGTTAGAATTGATCAATTTATAGAAAACCACGCAAATTGA